Proteins encoded by one window of Lasioglossum baleicum chromosome 4, iyLasBale1, whole genome shotgun sequence:
- the LOC143208017 gene encoding uncharacterized protein LOC143208017, with protein sequence MRFLLLVYLLLSVSGQDASSEEVDCQVYNHLYVCLVNGVLQNVAFEDVNEVQTIEDIELHLEGLGIAEIAKDAFLEVSNSSAIYLRDNDLTVISRHYFTGLDQLTYLDLKNNTIIELEDGAFARLRSLETLLLDYNNISSFKPGTWKGLNDLRELYATNNNIVLRRNMFKGLRHLETLALDNNEITELPVGTFDGLPHIDLLYLSRNNISSLHSETFRGLGEVNELDLGRNPLTNLPAGTFRHLRKLNSLWLNGNRIVALRANAFEGLDNLLVLFLSGSELHHVDMSAFGRMKNVTVDPGFKIRGAFVNRISNMHGRFQCHSVSDQLPYECVATKP encoded by the coding sequence ATGCGCTTCCTCTTGCTCGTTTATCTCCTGTTATCGGTCAGTGGTCAAGACGCTAGCTCGGAGGAAGTCGACTGCCAGGTTTACAACCATCTTTACGTTTGCCTGGTGAACGGCGTGCTGCAGAACGTCGCGTTCGAGGATGTCAACGAGGTGCAGACGATCGAGGACATAGAGCTGCACCTGGAGGGCCTTGGTATCGCGGAGATTGCCAAGGACGCGTTCCTCGAGGTGTCTAATTCTTCAGCGATCTATCTGCGTGACAACGACCTGACCGTCATCTCCAGACACTATTTCACCGGCTTGGACCAACTGACGTACCTGGATCTGAAGAACAACACGATCATCGAGCTAGAGGATGGCGCGTTCGCGAGGCTACGCAGCCTGGAGACCCTGCTGCTCGACTACAATAACATCTCCAGCTTCAAACCCGGCACCTGGAAAGGTCTGAACGATCTCCGAGAGCTGTACGCCACGAACAATAATATTGTTCTGAGGAGAAACATGTTCAAAGGACTCAGACACCTAGAGACGCTCGCGCTAGACAACAATGAAATTACCGAGCTACCCGTAGGCACCTTCGATGGATTGCCGCACATCGATCTCCTCTATCTCTCCAGGAACAATATTTCATCCCTTCATTCCGAGACCTTTCGAGGGCTCGGAGAGGTGAACGAATTGGATTTGGGGAGAAACCCGCTGACGAATCTACCCGCTGGCACCTTTCGACACCTGAGGAAGCTGAACTCCTTGTGGCTGAACGGGAATCGTATTGTCGCGCTCAGGGCCAACGCTTTTGAAGGATTGGATAATTTGCTGGTCCTGTTTCTGAGTGGCAGCGAGCTGCATCACGTCGATATGTCCGCCTTCGGGAGGATGAAGAACGTGACGGTGGATCCTGGGTTCAAGATACGCGGAGCTTTCGTCAATCGTATCTCGAATATGCATGGACGGTTTCAGTGCCACAGTGTTTCCGATCAGTTGCCGTACGAGTGCGTTGCAACTAAACCTTAA
- the LOC143208019 gene encoding piercer of microtubule wall 1 protein-like, with the protein MIETRCVCAEKKAQEKGKDALGPRTDDIYGTCNLPTRFMYPRTFLGYRQDDSPLPHPCYRSTAMDYGWYAPSIHTVPTRYYPRNTSFSQHQALGGMYRNCSLNTELDKSIV; encoded by the exons ATGATAGAAACGCGATGTGTTTGCGCAGAAAAGAAGGCTCAGGAGAAGGGAAAGGACGCGTTGGGTCCTCGCACCGATGACATTTACGGAACCTGCAATCTTCCGACTCGCTTCATGTACCCAC GAACCTTCCTGGGGTACCGGCAGGACGACAGTCCACTTCCGCATCCCTGTTACAGAAGCACGGCGATGGATTACGGATGGTACGCGCCATCCATACACACGGTGCCTACGAGATATTACCCGCGAAACACTTCTTTCAGCCAACATCAAGCTCTCGGCGGAATGTATAGAAATTGCTCCCTCAACACGGAACTGGACAAAAGCATTGTTTAA